The proteins below are encoded in one region of Paralysiella testudinis:
- a CDS encoding GspH/FimT family pseudopilin, translating to MNKNSKQHGFTLIELMVTIAILAIMAAIALPNMSEFLNTRRVANRADQVANLFRFARTEAARLNLPVVVCYSDVKADGKADNPCTPASATNERGMSAFAIRGNLPYNTGRDELLRSTAINQGNKNVDVVFSHITFVGTVNAAAANNNILVFYPNGTFGYMNSNSGSVYGSGATVASGLVRFQFRDDLAADDAAKNRRSTTLLIDAGGRVSVCPKSNAPAACTAT from the coding sequence ATGAATAAAAACAGCAAACAGCATGGCTTTACCCTGATTGAGCTGATGGTGACCATTGCCATTCTGGCCATTATGGCGGCGATTGCTTTGCCGAATATGAGCGAATTTTTAAATACCCGCCGTGTGGCCAACCGCGCTGATCAGGTGGCCAATCTGTTCCGTTTTGCCCGCACCGAAGCCGCACGGTTGAATTTGCCGGTGGTGGTGTGTTATAGCGATGTAAAAGCCGATGGCAAGGCTGATAATCCATGTACACCGGCATCGGCTACCAATGAGCGGGGGATGAGTGCTTTTGCGATTCGGGGTAATTTACCTTACAACACGGGTCGTGATGAGTTGTTGCGCAGTACCGCCATCAATCAGGGCAATAAAAATGTGGATGTGGTGTTTAGTCACATTACCTTTGTAGGTACAGTAAATGCGGCAGCGGCCAATAATAATATTCTGGTATTTTACCCAAATGGCACATTCGGCTATATGAATAGTAATTCCGGTTCGGTTTACGGTAGTGGTGCTACCGTGGCCAGTGGATTAGTTCGTTTCCAATTTCGTGATGATTTAGCTGCCGATGATGCTGCCAAAAACCGCCGGAGTACCACCTTGTTGATTGATGCCGGCGGGCGGGTGAGTGTATGCCCTAAAAGCAATGCGCCGGCAGCTTGTACGGCAACTTAA
- the pilV gene encoding type IV pilus modification protein PilV, translating into MLWLKKDLMVIPAIHNRFLVSSERPLKQQGATLIEAMVAIFVLAFGVLALMVAQLRSVSSVQEAENQTLVAQAAQTLMEGMLVNPTLEVSASGVTSRDYAAYAKGDVLTYCAAGGAASGVANTYPERTAINKSTLAQQQLCRFSSDLQNKLPNRTSLAAQVCKGNPQTGVCNAAATQYIISVSWGMQVGDATDAAQGTTNADGTMTYRYVLPVQD; encoded by the coding sequence GTGTTGTGGCTAAAAAAGGATTTAATGGTGATTCCCGCAATTCACAACCGCTTTTTAGTATCAAGTGAGCGACCTTTAAAACAACAAGGTGCTACCTTGATTGAGGCCATGGTGGCGATTTTTGTGCTGGCTTTCGGCGTTTTGGCGCTGATGGTGGCGCAATTGCGCTCGGTAAGCAGTGTTCAGGAAGCAGAAAATCAGACTTTGGTGGCACAGGCAGCACAAACGCTGATGGAGGGGATGCTGGTTAATCCTACGCTGGAAGTGAGCGCTTCTGGCGTTACCAGCAGAGATTATGCTGCCTATGCTAAAGGTGATGTATTGACCTATTGTGCTGCCGGTGGCGCAGCTTCCGGCGTGGCGAATACTTATCCCGAAAGGACTGCAATTAATAAAAGCACTTTGGCACAACAACAACTTTGCCGATTCAGTAGTGATTTGCAAAATAAATTGCCTAACCGCACCAGTTTGGCGGCACAAGTTTGTAAAGGTAACCCGCAAACCGGTGTCTGCAATGCTGCTGCCACCCAATATATTATTAGCGTTTCATGGGGTATGCAGGTAGGCGATGCCACTGATGCCGCACAGGGTACAACCAATGCTGATGGTACAATGACATATCGTTATGTACTGCCGGTACAAGATTGA
- a CDS encoding PilW family protein: MQNQFHVDAHQLGRQNQAGFSLIEFLVASAISMIVLIAAGSTYFTTQQLNRVATERLNAQQDLRSAANLIVRDARQAGTFGCANLTDTNVAGVSPYAANHPLAIRGAESDNQPNNFGVHVMTGANFVNNSGIANFNPAGNALIFVYGDGFAAVNALTPNTLAASGTINATAIGLNVNENDAVGQVMANANASDVAPLVLSSCNRVQILQRGVGYTRANATNINLNPSVLVSTQSGVVNAFQPGQLGVSKLVGSAYVVGTVNATGAVRGLYRFNLNANGTWSAPQLLVSNVANADGMVMQLGYVQTNNCTHGASSPNEQFQFHSNTARIDKYGKLPALIRIRLNVASGENRASGVNVGDIREYVIDAAVRGGNVCANRSMGSV; this comes from the coding sequence ATGCAAAATCAATTTCATGTTGATGCTCATCAGTTGGGGCGGCAAAACCAAGCCGGTTTCAGCTTGATTGAATTTTTAGTAGCCAGTGCTATCAGCATGATTGTGCTGATTGCTGCCGGTTCCACTTATTTCACTACCCAGCAGCTTAATCGTGTGGCTACCGAGCGTTTGAATGCGCAACAGGATTTGCGCAGTGCGGCCAATTTGATTGTGCGCGATGCGCGCCAAGCGGGTACTTTTGGCTGCGCCAATCTAACCGACACAAATGTTGCTGGCGTCAGCCCTTATGCGGCAAACCATCCCTTGGCTATTCGTGGGGCAGAAAGTGATAATCAGCCCAATAATTTCGGCGTGCATGTGATGACAGGGGCTAATTTTGTAAACAACAGCGGCATAGCTAATTTTAATCCCGCAGGTAATGCGCTGATTTTTGTTTATGGTGATGGCTTTGCGGCGGTCAATGCCCTGACGCCGAATACACTGGCCGCTTCCGGTACCATCAATGCTACCGCAATAGGGTTAAATGTGAATGAAAATGATGCCGTAGGTCAAGTAATGGCCAATGCCAACGCCAGCGATGTGGCACCGTTGGTTTTGTCCTCCTGCAACCGGGTGCAAATTTTGCAACGCGGTGTCGGTTATACGCGTGCAAATGCAACCAATATCAATCTGAATCCCAGCGTGCTTGTCAGCACCCAAAGCGGGGTGGTCAATGCATTCCAGCCTGGTCAGTTGGGTGTTAGTAAGCTGGTGGGTTCGGCCTATGTAGTGGGTACTGTCAATGCCACTGGCGCTGTGCGCGGATTATACCGCTTTAATCTGAATGCCAACGGTACTTGGTCGGCACCGCAGTTGTTGGTGAGTAATGTTGCCAATGCTGATGGCATGGTTATGCAATTGGGCTATGTGCAAACCAATAATTGCACACACGGCGCTTCCAGCCCTAATGAACAATTTCAATTTCATAGTAATACGGCCAGAATAGATAAATATGGCAAACTTCCTGCCTTGATACGGATTCGTTTGAATGTGGCCTCAGGCGAAAATCGTGCTTCCGGTGTGAATGTAGGCGATATTCGCGAATATGTGATTGATGCGGCGGTGCGTGGCGGTAATGTGTGTGCCAATCGCAGTATGGGGAGTGTGTAA
- a CDS encoding pilus assembly PilX family protein, with protein sequence MHYPIAQRGFSLFIVLIVMLVIAFMVVAGVQSMNTEMRISSNDADRKLAMSVAETALRAGEKSIATYNNATRFDVNCTGGRCIPAGGVAPAPSGVNVPTELFGITQAQRLGSCTGCGTAAWERANIFERNGNAVEVSVVGDYARRPRYIVEYLNMNSAGQYYFRVTARAWGKNPNTVVTIQSYVEAVY encoded by the coding sequence ATGCATTATCCAATAGCGCAGCGTGGCTTTTCTTTATTTATTGTGTTGATTGTGATGTTGGTGATTGCCTTTATGGTGGTGGCCGGAGTGCAATCCATGAATACGGAAATGCGCATCAGCTCTAACGATGCTGACCGCAAGCTGGCCATGTCGGTGGCGGAAACCGCTTTACGTGCTGGCGAAAAAAGCATAGCCACTTATAACAATGCCACCCGTTTTGATGTGAATTGTACTGGTGGACGCTGCATTCCGGCTGGCGGTGTTGCGCCAGCACCGAGCGGTGTAAATGTGCCTACCGAATTGTTTGGTATAACGCAGGCTCAACGTTTAGGCAGTTGTACTGGCTGTGGTACGGCGGCATGGGAGCGTGCCAATATTTTTGAGCGTAATGGTAATGCTGTGGAAGTCTCAGTTGTCGGCGACTATGCCCGCCGCCCGCGTTATATTGTTGAGTATTTAAATATGAATTCGGCGGGGCAGTATTATTTCCGTGTTACCGCCCGTGCTTGGGGTAAGAATCCGAATACGGTTGTAACAATACAATCTTATGTAGAGGCAGTTTACTGA
- a CDS encoding prepilin-type N-terminal cleavage/methylation domain-containing protein: MAYLTKITQPIYRSAYYGFTLIELMIVVAIIGILAAIALPAYSHFIERADLAHARTGMVAINQTLVREKIKRKLDGDIIVSTTTASLNAVDAGVRRKYDIVVRCGAAANPGACSGTNSVATYFLFAVPNNSTGRTKSLWMSNSGTVYECSVKLSDYKPSTNTTNCKVK, encoded by the coding sequence ATGGCTTACTTGACGAAGATCACCCAGCCTATATATCGTTCTGCCTACTATGGCTTTACCCTGATAGAACTGATGATTGTGGTGGCCATTATCGGCATATTGGCTGCCATTGCTTTGCCTGCATACAGCCATTTTATTGAGCGAGCCGATTTAGCACATGCCCGCACCGGGATGGTGGCAATTAATCAGACATTGGTGCGTGAGAAAATCAAGAGGAAGTTGGATGGTGATATTATTGTATCTACCACAACGGCTTCTTTAAATGCTGTGGATGCTGGTGTGCGGCGAAAATACGATATTGTGGTGCGTTGCGGCGCCGCTGCCAATCCGGGGGCGTGCTCCGGCACTAATTCGGTGGCCACTTATTTTCTATTTGCGGTGCCCAACAACAGCACTGGTCGCACTAAATCTTTATGGATGAGTAACAGCGGTACCGTCTATGAATGTTCGGTTAAATTAAGTGACTATAAGCCCAGCACCAACACTACTAACTGTAAAGTCAAGTAG
- a CDS encoding SDR family NAD(P)-dependent oxidoreductase, with amino-acid sequence MNNFKKLAIITGHRVGLGQALARHYLAAGWQVLGLSRRLWAPTPGLQQVALDLADSGELAAWLQSAVWQQALAGASEVLLLNNAATVEPNALVGKQDADAIVRALALNIAAPLLLSNALLADAPVGCLKTIVHISSGAGRHAYAGWAVYGATKAALDQHAAVLAAENHPNLRVGSIAPGVVDTDMQAAIRSSDVAVFPLRGRFDELHRQDLLQSPVATAAQMAAMIAAADFGQTVCRDVREP; translated from the coding sequence ATGAATAATTTTAAAAAACTGGCCATCATCACCGGCCATAGAGTCGGCTTGGGTCAAGCGTTGGCGCGGCATTATTTGGCGGCGGGCTGGCAGGTATTGGGTTTGTCGCGACGTTTGTGGGCACCAACACCCGGTTTGCAGCAGGTGGCTTTGGATTTGGCCGACAGCGGCGAGCTGGCGGCATGGCTGCAAAGCGCTGTTTGGCAGCAGGCTTTAGCAGGAGCAAGCGAGGTGTTGTTGCTGAATAATGCGGCTACGGTAGAACCTAATGCACTGGTGGGCAAACAGGATGCGGATGCGATTGTGCGGGCGCTGGCGTTGAATATTGCCGCACCCTTGCTGTTGAGCAATGCGTTGCTGGCCGATGCACCTGTAGGCTGCCTGAAAACGATTGTGCACATCAGCAGCGGTGCCGGGCGCCATGCTTATGCCGGTTGGGCTGTGTATGGTGCGACTAAGGCGGCGCTGGATCAACATGCAGCGGTGCTGGCGGCAGAAAATCACCCCAATTTACGTGTGGGCAGCATTGCGCCGGGTGTGGTGGATACGGATATGCAGGCGGCTATCCGCAGCAGTGATGTGGCTGTGTTTCCGCTGCGTGGGCGTTTTGATGAATTGCACCGCCAAGATTTGCTGCAAAGCCCGGTGGCCACGGCGGCACAAATGGCGGCCATGATTGCGGCAGCCGATTTTGGCCAAACCGTGTGTCGGGATGTGCGTGAGCCATAA
- the trmA gene encoding tRNA (uridine(54)-C5)-methyltransferase TrmA, whose amino-acid sequence MPPADYRAQLAQKQAYLLNLFSEFALPPLAVFDSPPQHYRMRAEFRLWHDGGDCCYAMFMPGQKPSAASLIRLHDFPAAHENINALMPTLLAALKTQTVLIQRLYQVEFLTTLSGQTLVTLIYHKKLDDVWAAAAKSMATALGIDVVGRSRGQKVVLGRDYVVETLSANGRQYHYRQVEAGFTQPNAQVCEKMLAWASEVAAPLGGDLLELYCGNGNFTLPLAQHFRRVLATELSKTSVAAAQCSMAANSIDNIAIARLSAEEFTQAWRGEREFVRLQQQGVVLADYAFSTVFVDPPRAGIDGATLALLQQFDNIIYISCNPHTLRDNAAQLVQTHDIPRMALFDQFPFTEHIEAGMYFARRT is encoded by the coding sequence ATGCCCCCTGCCGATTACCGTGCCCAGTTGGCGCAAAAGCAAGCTTATTTGCTGAACTTGTTTTCTGAATTTGCCTTGCCGCCGCTGGCGGTGTTTGATTCGCCGCCGCAGCATTACCGTATGCGTGCCGAATTCCGCCTGTGGCACGATGGCGGCGATTGCTGCTATGCCATGTTTATGCCCGGGCAAAAACCTTCTGCGGCCAGCTTAATCCGTTTGCATGACTTTCCGGCGGCGCACGAAAACATCAATGCGCTGATGCCCACATTGCTGGCGGCGCTTAAAACACAAACGGTGCTGATTCAACGCCTGTATCAGGTGGAATTTCTGACCACGCTGAGCGGACAAACTTTGGTAACGCTGATTTACCATAAGAAGCTCGATGATGTTTGGGCGGCGGCAGCAAAAAGCATGGCTACCGCATTGGGCATTGACGTAGTGGGGCGCAGCCGTGGCCAGAAAGTGGTGTTGGGGCGGGATTATGTGGTGGAAACCTTGTCGGCAAACGGGCGGCAATACCATTACCGCCAAGTTGAAGCCGGTTTTACCCAACCCAATGCGCAGGTGTGTGAAAAAATGCTGGCTTGGGCTAGCGAAGTAGCCGCGCCTTTGGGCGGCGATTTGCTTGAGCTTTATTGCGGCAATGGTAATTTCACCTTGCCGCTGGCGCAGCATTTCCGCCGTGTGCTGGCCACTGAATTATCCAAAACATCGGTGGCGGCGGCGCAGTGTAGTATGGCCGCCAACAGCATCGACAATATCGCCATTGCGCGTTTGTCGGCAGAGGAGTTTACCCAAGCTTGGCGCGGTGAACGCGAATTTGTGCGCTTGCAGCAGCAAGGGGTAGTGTTGGCCGATTATGCCTTTTCCACGGTGTTTGTGGACCCGCCGCGGGCGGGGATTGATGGGGCTACGCTGGCGTTATTGCAGCAGTTTGACAACATTATTTATATTTCCTGCAATCCGCACACCCTGCGCGACAATGCGGCGCAGCTGGTACAAACCCACGATATCCCCCGCATGGCGCTGTTTGACCAATTTCCGTTTACCGAACATATTGAAGCGGGCATGTATTTTGCCCGGCGCACATAA
- the lolA gene encoding outer membrane lipoprotein chaperone LolA, translating into MKLNRKTLLKTTLALTLSASIGLANAAAIDALKKFNTDTDGISGTFSQTVQSKKRSQTTHGDFQILRPGLFKWDYTKPYKQTIVGDGTTIWLYDQDLAQVTKRAQNQTIGDSPAAILSNKNALDASYTLKEDGSEGGIDYVRATPKSNNAGYQFIRIGFRGDALAAMQLRDSFGNNTTIRFNNLNTRPNLSRSQFTFTPPKGVDVLSQ; encoded by the coding sequence ATGAAACTGAACCGCAAAACCCTGCTTAAAACCACTTTGGCCTTAACCTTATCGGCCAGCATCGGCTTGGCCAATGCCGCTGCCATTGATGCTTTAAAAAAATTCAACACCGACACCGACGGCATCAGCGGCACCTTCAGCCAAACCGTGCAAAGCAAAAAACGTAGTCAAACCACCCACGGCGACTTCCAAATCCTGCGTCCCGGCCTGTTTAAATGGGATTACACCAAGCCCTATAAACAAACGATTGTGGGCGACGGCACCACCATTTGGCTGTACGATCAAGACTTGGCGCAAGTAACCAAACGCGCTCAAAACCAAACCATCGGCGACAGCCCTGCAGCCATTTTGTCCAACAAAAACGCGCTAGACGCCAGCTACACCCTCAAAGAAGACGGCAGCGAAGGCGGCATTGACTATGTGCGCGCCACGCCCAAAAGCAATAATGCCGGCTACCAATTTATCCGCATCGGCTTTCGCGGCGACGCCTTGGCCGCCATGCAGCTGCGCGACAGCTTCGGCAACAACACCACCATCCGCTTTAACAACCTCAACACCCGCCCCAATCTTTCGCGCAGTCAGTTCACGTTTACCCCGCCCAAGGGGGTGGACGTATTGAGCCAGTAA
- a CDS encoding ferritin-like domain-containing protein, with product MLIYPALEAALLCTDAADKCRQTAAVAAHCANTESLNLHAAAAALDFRHAGHPAKPELVPPAAVKTRKMTTAAGYAAMLHAIAHIEFNAINLALDAAYRFRRLPETFVRDWIRVAAEEAHHFGLMRQRLQHWGFDYGDFPAHNHLWDMAYKTAFDPLLRMALVPRVLEARGLDVTPAIRAKIAQKGDADTCAVLDVIYRDEVGHVAVGNHWYQYLCQQRGLAPVALFRRLLGRYDLFVFRGHVNAEAREQAGFSAFELAMLENFEQSRHVGGHWPQALQH from the coding sequence ATGCTGATTTACCCCGCTCTCGAAGCGGCCTTGTTGTGCACCGATGCTGCCGATAAATGCCGCCAAACCGCTGCGGTGGCCGCGCATTGCGCTAACACCGAATCGTTGAATTTGCACGCTGCCGCTGCGGCGCTGGATTTTCGCCACGCGGGGCATCCGGCCAAGCCGGAATTGGTGCCGCCCGCGGCGGTGAAAACGCGCAAAATGACCACCGCCGCCGGCTATGCCGCCATGCTGCACGCCATTGCGCATATTGAATTTAATGCCATCAATCTGGCGCTGGATGCGGCTTATCGTTTTCGCAGGCTGCCTGAAACTTTTGTGCGCGACTGGATACGGGTGGCCGCCGAAGAAGCGCACCATTTTGGCTTGATGCGCCAGCGTTTGCAGCATTGGGGTTTTGATTACGGTGATTTCCCCGCCCATAATCACCTGTGGGATATGGCCTACAAAACCGCATTTGATCCCTTGCTGCGCATGGCGCTGGTGCCAAGAGTGCTGGAGGCGCGCGGTTTGGATGTTACCCCCGCTATTCGTGCCAAAATCGCTCAAAAAGGCGATGCCGACACCTGCGCCGTGCTGGATGTGATTTACCGCGACGAAGTGGGCCATGTGGCGGTGGGCAATCATTGGTATCAGTATTTGTGCCAACAGCGCGGCTTGGCACCGGTGGCCTTGTTTCGCCGCCTGCTCGGCCGCTACGATTTATTTGTGTTTCGCGGCCATGTGAATGCCGAGGCGCGCGAGCAGGCCGGTTTTTCGGCTTTTGAGCTGGCCATGCTGGAAAATTTCGAACAAAGCCGCCATGTTGGCGGCCATTGGCCGCAAGCCTTGCAACATTAA
- a CDS encoding HAD family hydrolase, translating to MNTKAVLFDLDGTLADTALDLGGALNRLLKRKGLPEKDMADIRPVASHGANGLILLGAGIDKDHADHAHWRVDFLAEYENGFANETVLFEGVNALLAELDRRGVVWGIITNKPHIFTHRLVPQLGFVCPPAVVVSGDTTAEAKPSTKPMLYACEKIGIEPQHCVYVGDAERDMQAGKDAGMRTVLANWGYIAASDNVAQWPADAAIDKPQDLLKLL from the coding sequence ATGAACACCAAAGCCGTTTTATTTGATTTGGATGGCACCTTGGCCGACACCGCACTGGATTTGGGCGGCGCCCTCAACCGCCTGCTCAAACGCAAAGGGCTGCCTGAAAAAGACATGGCCGATATCCGCCCGGTGGCCAGCCACGGCGCCAACGGCCTGATTTTGCTCGGCGCGGGCATTGATAAAGACCATGCCGACCACGCCCATTGGCGGGTTGATTTTTTGGCCGAATACGAAAACGGCTTTGCCAATGAAACCGTGTTGTTTGAAGGTGTGAACGCGCTGCTGGCCGAGTTGGATCGGCGCGGCGTGGTGTGGGGCATCATCACCAACAAGCCGCATATTTTTACCCATCGGCTGGTGCCGCAACTGGGTTTTGTGTGTCCGCCCGCCGTGGTGGTGAGCGGTGACACCACCGCCGAGGCCAAACCGAGCACCAAGCCCATGCTGTATGCGTGCGAAAAAATCGGTATTGAGCCACAGCATTGTGTGTATGTGGGCGATGCCGAACGCGATATGCAGGCAGGCAAAGATGCCGGTATGCGCACCGTGCTGGCCAATTGGGGCTATATCGCCGCCAGCGATAATGTGGCGCAATGGCCTGCGGATGCAGCGATTGATAAGCCGCAGGATTTGCTTAAATTACTGTAA
- a CDS encoding YeeE/YedE family protein, with the protein MMQLDWWLGLAGGLLIGTAASLLWLLYGRILGVSGVVAGLWQQTGGELAWRVWFVAGVLLSGLIYRLSFGLPEISLPYPWWWLALAGFLVGVGTRMGSGCTSGHGVCGLGRLSVRSVWAVLVFIGSGVLTVALLRHVLGVM; encoded by the coding sequence ATGATGCAATTGGATTGGTGGCTAGGCTTGGCCGGTGGCTTGTTGATTGGTACCGCTGCATCGTTGTTATGGCTGCTGTATGGCCGTATTTTGGGCGTTAGCGGGGTGGTGGCCGGGCTATGGCAGCAAACCGGCGGCGAACTTGCTTGGCGTGTGTGGTTTGTGGCCGGGGTGTTGTTGTCTGGCTTGATTTACCGCTTGAGTTTCGGGCTGCCTGAAATCAGCTTGCCTTATCCGTGGTGGTGGTTGGCGCTGGCCGGTTTTTTGGTGGGCGTGGGCACGCGCATGGGCAGCGGCTGTACCAGCGGCCACGGGGTGTGCGGTTTGGGGCGGCTGTCGGTGCGCTCTGTGTGGGCGGTATTGGTGTTTATTGGCAGCGGCGTGCTCACAGTGGCTTTGCTGCGTCATGTATTGGGGGTGATGTGA
- a CDS encoding YeeE/YedE family protein, with product MMRISALLLGLLFGFGLLLSGMANPAKVQGFLDWFGDWDATLAFVMGGAVALTLPLFQWAAKRSRPLLAGRWYAPAAQGIDRRLIWGSALFGIGWGLAGICPGPALVLLGLGRLDALVFLVAMVAGMGGWQYWQHRVN from the coding sequence ATGATGCGCATTAGTGCTTTGTTGTTAGGCTTGCTGTTTGGCTTCGGGCTGTTGCTGTCGGGCATGGCCAATCCGGCCAAAGTGCAGGGTTTTTTGGATTGGTTTGGCGATTGGGATGCCACGCTGGCGTTTGTGATGGGCGGCGCCGTGGCGCTGACCTTACCGCTGTTTCAATGGGCAGCCAAACGCTCGCGGCCACTGCTGGCCGGGCGTTGGTATGCACCGGCGGCGCAGGGCATAGACCGGCGTTTGATTTGGGGCAGTGCGCTGTTCGGCATCGGCTGGGGTTTGGCCGGTATCTGCCCGGGGCCGGCCTTGGTGCTGTTGGGCTTGGGGCGTTTAGATGCGCTGGTGTTTTTGGTGGCGATGGTGGCGGGCATGGGCGGCTGGCAATATTGGCAGCACCGGGTGAATTGA
- the rraA gene encoding ribonuclease E activity regulator RraA — protein MNADFATADLIDLAPDTPSCQLPLQHFGRRPRFCGRVRTVRCFQDNGLVKQLLNSPGNGDVLVVDGGGSRYSALVGDMIAEAACSNGWAGVIVHGVIRDSVAIGQMDFGIKALGTNPKKSAKDSVGEVDVVVCFGEVTFTPGDYVYSDEDGVLVSKAPIEAA, from the coding sequence ATGAATGCCGATTTTGCCACCGCCGATTTAATCGACCTTGCCCCCGATACACCTTCGTGCCAATTGCCCTTGCAACACTTTGGCCGCCGCCCGCGTTTTTGTGGCCGTGTGCGCACGGTGCGTTGTTTTCAAGACAATGGCTTGGTGAAGCAATTGCTGAACAGTCCGGGCAATGGCGATGTGCTGGTGGTGGACGGCGGCGGCTCGCGCTACAGTGCGCTGGTGGGCGATATGATTGCCGAAGCCGCCTGCAGCAATGGCTGGGCAGGGGTGATTGTGCACGGCGTGATTCGCGACAGTGTGGCGATTGGGCAGATGGACTTCGGCATCAAAGCCTTGGGCACCAATCCGAAAAAAAGCGCCAAAGACAGCGTGGGCGAAGTGGATGTGGTGGTGTGTTTTGGTGAGGTTACTTTTACGCCGGGCGATTATGTTTATAGCGATGAAGACGGTGTATTGGTGAGCAAAGCGCCGATTGAGGCTGCCTGA
- a CDS encoding OsmC family protein — protein MKISTQWVDGLCFVGSTEQGHSVVMDGAAPEAGKRGISPMAMLLLGVAGCSSIDVVSIAQKQRQDVRDCICEVTAKRADSIPKVFTEIHLHFKVIGRDLDQSAVAKAVQLSAEKYCSASIMLGKAAAISHSFECIEG, from the coding sequence ATGAAAATTTCCACCCAATGGGTAGACGGTTTGTGTTTTGTGGGCAGTACCGAGCAAGGCCACAGTGTGGTGATGGACGGCGCGGCGCCAGAAGCGGGCAAGCGCGGCATCAGCCCGATGGCCATGCTGTTGCTGGGCGTGGCCGGTTGCTCCAGCATTGATGTGGTGAGCATTGCCCAAAAGCAACGCCAAGATGTGCGCGACTGCATCTGTGAAGTGACTGCCAAACGTGCCGACAGCATTCCGAAAGTGTTTACCGAAATCCACCTGCATTTTAAAGTGATTGGTCGTGATTTGGATCAAAGCGCCGTGGCCAAGGCGGTGCAGTTGTCGGCAGAAAAATACTGCTCCGCGTCGATTATGCTGGGCAAGGCGGCGGCAATCAGCCACAGTTTTGAGTGTATTGAAGGCTAG